In the Leifsonia sp. 466MF genome, one interval contains:
- the fliP gene encoding flagellar type III secretion system pore protein FliP (The bacterial flagellar biogenesis protein FliP forms a type III secretion system (T3SS)-type pore required for flagellar assembly.), translated as MPRLAVAGVLIALIVAAIVLLSATAAHAVPTPVPTPSGPAGPTGGSGGITLDINGPNGTPSAAILTLLGITVLSVAPALLLMMSSFTKIFVVLAITRNALALPSIPPNQVLAGLSLFLSLFIMSPVLVDINNTAVQPYLAGHIDFTAAAHAAEAPLRGFMAAHTREEDIALMTRAAGRPNPESVSAVPLLTLIPAFMISELRAAFIIGFVIFVPFLVIDMVVSAALMSMGMMMLPPVMISLPFKILLFVLVDGWGLIITSLITSYGGGGG; from the coding sequence ATGCCCCGCCTCGCGGTAGCCGGCGTCCTGATCGCACTGATCGTCGCGGCCATCGTCCTGCTCAGCGCCACCGCCGCGCACGCCGTGCCAACGCCCGTCCCGACCCCGTCCGGACCGGCCGGTCCCACGGGCGGTTCCGGCGGCATCACCCTCGACATCAACGGCCCGAACGGCACGCCGAGCGCCGCCATCCTGACCCTGCTCGGCATCACCGTGCTGTCGGTGGCGCCTGCCCTGCTGCTGATGATGTCGTCGTTCACGAAGATCTTCGTCGTGCTCGCGATCACCCGGAACGCGCTCGCGCTCCCGTCCATCCCGCCGAACCAGGTGCTCGCGGGGCTGTCACTGTTCCTCAGCCTGTTCATCATGAGCCCGGTGCTCGTCGACATCAACAACACGGCCGTGCAGCCGTATCTCGCCGGGCACATCGACTTCACGGCGGCCGCACACGCGGCTGAGGCGCCGCTGCGCGGCTTCATGGCGGCGCACACCCGCGAGGAGGACATCGCGCTGATGACCCGCGCCGCGGGCCGCCCCAACCCGGAGAGCGTGAGCGCGGTGCCCCTGCTGACGCTCATCCCCGCGTTCATGATCTCCGAGCTGCGTGCCGCGTTCATCATCGGCTTCGTCATCTTCGTGCCGTTCCTGGTGATCGACATGGTGGTCTCGGCGGCGCTCATGTCGATGGGCATGATGATGCTCCCGCCCGTGATGATCTCGTTGCCGTTCAAGATCCTGCTGTTCGTGCTGGTCGACGGATGGGGGCTCATCATCACGAGCCTGATCACGAGCTACGGGGGTGGTGGCGGATGA
- the fliN gene encoding flagellar motor switch protein FliN, which yields MSMTSTAHASGLSLGQAQAAAEALARALPTGAPLTPLLSQGSDVQDAARAVVATFVGAVSADLAVVLLEAPQLVDEGADGAPVVALQDVLQPALEAASDTLGAGVLDDARPDDASELFADPATSVFALSGLSGVAGWFAVRGRASVAERTGNSALGGKLARISNVEMALTVEIGRTRMAVRDVLAMEPGAVIELDRSAGSPADVLLNGRLIAHGEIVVVDQDYAVRITKILDTAEDLD from the coding sequence ATGAGCATGACCAGCACCGCACACGCCTCCGGCCTCTCGCTCGGGCAGGCGCAGGCCGCCGCCGAGGCGCTCGCCCGCGCGCTGCCGACCGGCGCGCCGCTGACCCCGCTGCTGTCGCAGGGGTCGGATGTGCAGGACGCGGCACGTGCCGTTGTCGCGACCTTCGTCGGCGCCGTCTCCGCCGATCTCGCCGTCGTGCTGCTCGAGGCACCGCAGCTGGTCGACGAGGGTGCGGACGGCGCGCCGGTGGTGGCGCTCCAGGATGTGCTGCAGCCGGCTCTCGAGGCCGCCAGCGACACGCTCGGCGCGGGCGTCCTGGATGACGCCCGCCCGGACGACGCCTCGGAACTGTTCGCCGACCCGGCCACCTCGGTCTTCGCCCTGTCCGGTCTGTCCGGGGTCGCCGGCTGGTTCGCGGTCCGCGGCCGCGCGTCGGTCGCCGAGCGTACGGGCAACAGCGCGCTGGGCGGCAAGCTGGCGCGCATCAGCAACGTCGAGATGGCGCTGACCGTCGAGATCGGCCGCACACGCATGGCTGTACGCGACGTGCTCGCGATGGAGCCGGGCGCGGTCATCGAGCTCGACCGTTCCGCCGGGTCGCCCGCCGACGTGCTGCTCAACGGCCGTCTGATCGCGCACGGCGAGATCGTGGTCGTCGACCAGGACTACGCGGTCCGCATCACGAAGATCCTCGACACGGCGGAAGACCTGGACTGA
- the csrA gene encoding carbon storage regulator CsrA — protein sequence MLVLTRKAGERVLIGDDIVVTILEARGDGVRIGIDAPRGIRIQRDEVVKAVTEANQEATERAAGTDDAEALIKKSLGL from the coding sequence ATGCTGGTATTGACGCGCAAGGCGGGGGAGCGGGTGCTGATCGGCGACGACATCGTCGTGACGATCCTCGAAGCGCGTGGTGACGGAGTGCGGATCGGCATCGACGCGCCGCGCGGCATCCGCATCCAGCGCGACGAGGTCGTCAAGGCCGTGACCGAGGCCAACCAGGAGGCGACCGAGCGCGCCGCCGGCACCGACGACGCCGAGGCGCTGATCAAGAAGTCGCTGGGACTCTGA
- the fliQ gene encoding flagellar biosynthesis protein FliQ, which yields MNPNAVLDIAMQGLMVTAKLAAPIVVTALVVGFAISLVQSITQIQEVTLSFVPKAAAVAIALIICGQWMIAELVSFTHVLFDKIPQLLGGG from the coding sequence ATGAACCCGAACGCCGTCCTCGACATCGCCATGCAGGGCCTCATGGTGACCGCGAAGCTGGCCGCGCCGATCGTGGTCACCGCGCTGGTCGTCGGCTTCGCGATCTCGCTGGTGCAGTCGATCACGCAGATCCAGGAGGTCACCCTCTCGTTCGTGCCGAAGGCGGCGGCCGTGGCCATCGCGTTGATCATCTGCGGCCAGTGGATGATCGCCGAGCTCGTCTCCTTCACCCACGTGCTCTTCGACAAGATCCCGCAGCTGCTGGGCGGTGGCTGA
- a CDS encoding EscU/YscU/HrcU family type III secretion system export apparatus switch protein, with amino-acid sequence MSDAQERTEQATEKRMKEARSKGRLSKSTDLTAWVGVGAAAVMLPFTLQAGSTAAIEQLFSVRSVIESPDPAKAVAALGDGLGSIMATIGPLLAVGALAVVGAAAVQGGIHFKKLEGKYEQFNLVQGIGRVFGMRALWEGAKTLLKSAVVAIGLFLVVQGLMPVLLTSGSMPLASLLSAASGGTAGLLQAAIGAGLVLAGLDVLVVMRRNRKHTRMSKQEVRDENKNTEGDPLVRSHRRSRQLAMSRNRMIAAIGGSDVVLVNPTHIAVAVKYEPGKSAPRVVAKGAGAIALRIREKAEEERVPIVKDIPLARALHAGCEIGDEIPVELYNAVARVLAFVMSLKQRGSAAGMHTMRPQLQGGMS; translated from the coding sequence ATGAGCGACGCGCAGGAACGCACCGAGCAGGCGACCGAGAAGCGGATGAAGGAGGCGCGCTCCAAGGGCCGCCTCTCGAAGTCGACCGACCTGACCGCCTGGGTCGGCGTCGGAGCCGCCGCCGTCATGCTGCCGTTCACGCTGCAGGCGGGCAGCACCGCGGCGATCGAGCAGCTGTTCTCGGTCCGGTCCGTGATCGAGAGCCCGGACCCGGCGAAGGCGGTCGCCGCCCTCGGCGACGGTCTCGGCAGCATCATGGCGACGATCGGACCGCTGCTGGCGGTCGGTGCCCTCGCCGTGGTGGGCGCCGCGGCCGTGCAGGGCGGCATCCACTTCAAGAAGCTCGAGGGCAAGTACGAGCAGTTCAACCTGGTGCAGGGCATCGGCCGGGTGTTCGGGATGCGCGCCCTCTGGGAGGGCGCCAAGACCTTGCTGAAGTCGGCCGTTGTCGCGATCGGGCTGTTCCTGGTCGTCCAGGGGCTGATGCCGGTGCTGCTCACCTCCGGTTCGATGCCGCTCGCCTCCCTGCTCTCGGCCGCATCCGGCGGCACGGCCGGGCTGCTGCAGGCGGCGATCGGCGCGGGCCTCGTGCTCGCCGGACTCGACGTGCTCGTGGTCATGCGCCGCAACCGCAAGCACACGCGCATGAGCAAGCAGGAGGTGCGCGACGAGAACAAGAACACCGAGGGCGACCCGTTGGTGCGTTCGCACCGGCGCTCCCGGCAGCTGGCGATGAGCCGCAACCGCATGATCGCGGCGATCGGCGGGTCGGATGTGGTGCTCGTCAACCCGACGCACATCGCCGTGGCGGTGAAGTACGAACCGGGCAAGTCGGCCCCGCGAGTCGTCGCGAAGGGTGCGGGCGCCATCGCCCTGCGCATCCGCGAGAAGGCGGAGGAGGAGCGCGTGCCGATCGTCAAGGACATCCCGCTCGCCCGGGCGCTGCACGCCGGGTGCGAGATCGGGGACGAGATCCCGGTCGAGCTCTACAACGCGGTCGCGCGGGTGCTCGCCTTCGTCATGTCGCTCAAGCAGCGCGGCTCCGCCGCCGGCATGCACACCATGCGACCGCAGCTCCAGGGAGGGATGTCGTGA
- a CDS encoding flagellar FlbD family protein, with protein MIVVTRLNDSQFAVNPDLIERIHASPDTTLVMVDGAKFIVTESMSEVIEKIAAYRARVIALAHDLPAAGPRPVPAPPLGLVTLTGLEDDETGRAHPEARAVPLRARKK; from the coding sequence ATGATCGTCGTCACCCGATTGAACGACAGCCAGTTTGCGGTCAACCCCGACCTCATCGAGCGCATCCACGCCAGTCCGGACACCACTCTCGTCATGGTCGACGGGGCGAAGTTCATCGTCACCGAGTCCATGTCCGAAGTGATCGAGAAGATCGCCGCGTACCGGGCGCGCGTGATCGCGCTCGCCCACGATCTGCCCGCCGCCGGCCCGCGACCCGTTCCCGCGCCGCCGCTCGGGCTCGTGACGCTCACCGGCCTGGAAGACGACGAGACGGGGAGGGCTCACCCCGAAGCCCGCGCCGTCCCCCTGCGAGCAAGGAAGAAGTAA
- a CDS encoding flagellar biosynthesis protein FlhA, translated as MLLVVPVPSWILDMLIIVNIMLALVILLTTMFVKKPLDFSVFPSLLLVATLFRLGLNVASTRLVLGDGFAGQVIQAFGHVAVGGSIIIGAVVFLILVVIQFIVVTKGAERVAEVGARFTLDAMPGKQMAIDADLNAGLITEEQARARRAEVSAEADFYGAMDGASKFVKGDAIAGILIIVINVVGGIAIGMIQRGMELGDAVNSYTLLTIGDGLVSQIPALLMAVSTGMIVTRSNAESEMGTTASNQLSQSRNALMIAGCAAIVMALIPGMPPIPFVLVGAFLILASQRIKTAQAAAKKAQAAQNAVATATKSETTEDLIEQMRVHALEITLAPDLVDIVSGASDDLLARVRALRRKIALELGVIVPPVRTRDSAELPPSTYVIKIAGVEAGRGQAPSGRVLALGDALDNLPGTPTVEPVFGLPAKWIPSEMRHSAELGGATVIDRVSVLITHLSSIITANAARLLTREDVRLLTEGVKQVNPPAVEELIPALLSLAEVQRVLQGLLAEQVPINDLPRILEALTLRAKVSNDPEGLVEAARAALGPAVVAPHLDEGTLRVIMIDPGLEQSMLEGLRPSEGGTQIVLDPVRLEAVLASVRDTAARLDDSGVSAVLVCAPALRPAIRRLVAGQIAGLAVLSYQEVTAVQAAIETVGVVRGAESIAA; from the coding sequence ATGCTGCTCGTCGTCCCGGTTCCGTCGTGGATCCTCGACATGCTCATCATCGTCAACATCATGCTGGCGCTGGTGATCCTGCTCACGACGATGTTCGTCAAGAAGCCGCTCGACTTCTCCGTCTTCCCGTCGCTGCTGCTGGTGGCGACCCTGTTCCGGCTCGGACTCAACGTCGCCTCGACGCGCCTGGTGCTGGGCGACGGGTTCGCCGGGCAGGTCATCCAGGCGTTCGGGCATGTGGCGGTCGGCGGGTCGATCATCATCGGCGCCGTGGTCTTCCTCATCCTGGTGGTCATCCAGTTCATCGTCGTCACCAAGGGCGCAGAGCGCGTGGCCGAGGTGGGCGCCCGCTTCACGCTCGACGCCATGCCGGGCAAGCAGATGGCGATCGACGCCGACCTCAACGCCGGGCTCATCACCGAGGAGCAGGCGCGGGCGCGGCGCGCGGAGGTCTCGGCCGAGGCGGACTTCTACGGCGCGATGGACGGCGCATCGAAGTTCGTCAAGGGGGATGCGATCGCGGGCATCCTCATCATCGTCATCAACGTCGTCGGCGGCATCGCGATCGGCATGATCCAGCGGGGCATGGAGCTCGGCGACGCTGTCAACTCCTACACGCTGCTCACCATCGGCGACGGTCTCGTCTCGCAGATCCCCGCGTTGCTCATGGCCGTGTCGACGGGCATGATCGTGACCCGGTCGAACGCCGAGTCCGAGATGGGCACGACGGCGAGCAACCAGCTCAGCCAGTCGCGCAACGCCCTGATGATCGCGGGATGCGCCGCGATCGTCATGGCGCTCATCCCCGGGATGCCGCCCATCCCGTTCGTGCTCGTCGGCGCGTTCCTCATCCTCGCGTCGCAGCGGATCAAGACCGCACAGGCGGCGGCGAAGAAGGCGCAGGCCGCCCAGAACGCCGTCGCCACGGCGACCAAGTCGGAGACGACGGAAGACCTCATCGAGCAGATGCGGGTCCACGCCCTCGAGATCACGCTCGCCCCCGACCTCGTCGACATCGTCAGCGGCGCCTCCGACGACCTGCTCGCGCGCGTGCGGGCCCTACGGCGCAAGATCGCGCTCGAACTGGGCGTCATCGTCCCGCCGGTCCGCACCCGCGACAGCGCCGAGCTGCCGCCGTCGACCTACGTGATCAAGATCGCCGGCGTGGAGGCCGGCCGCGGGCAGGCGCCCTCCGGCCGGGTGCTCGCCCTCGGCGACGCCCTCGACAACCTGCCGGGCACGCCGACCGTCGAGCCGGTGTTCGGCCTGCCGGCGAAGTGGATCCCGTCCGAGATGCGGCACAGCGCCGAGCTGGGCGGTGCCACGGTCATCGACCGGGTCTCCGTGCTCATCACGCACCTGTCGTCGATCATCACGGCGAACGCGGCACGCCTCCTCACCCGGGAGGATGTGCGTCTCCTCACCGAGGGCGTCAAGCAGGTGAACCCGCCCGCGGTGGAGGAGCTCATCCCTGCTCTGCTCTCCCTGGCGGAGGTGCAGCGCGTGCTGCAGGGGCTGCTCGCCGAGCAGGTGCCGATCAACGACCTGCCGCGCATCCTGGAGGCGCTGACGCTGCGCGCGAAAGTGTCGAACGACCCGGAGGGACTGGTGGAGGCTGCCCGGGCCGCCCTCGGCCCGGCCGTCGTCGCCCCCCACCTCGACGAGGGGACGCTGCGGGTCATCATGATCGACCCCGGGCTTGAGCAGTCGATGCTCGAAGGCCTGCGTCCGTCGGAGGGCGGCACGCAGATCGTGCTCGACCCTGTGCGGCTGGAGGCGGTTCTCGCCTCCGTGCGCGACACCGCGGCGCGGCTCGACGACTCGGGCGTCTCGGCGGTCCTGGTCTGCGCGCCCGCGCTGCGCCCGGCCATCCGGCGGCTGGTCGCCGGCCAGATCGCGGGACTCGCCGTGCTCTCCTATCAGGAGGTGACCGCCGTGCAGGCGGCCATCGAGACGGTGGGGGTGGTCCGCGGTGCGGAGTCGATCGCGGCCTGA
- a CDS encoding flagellar biosynthetic protein FliR — MSIPIDLAAIEAIALASLRMVAFLVIAPPFSYNGFPAQVKGMLAIGLAVAVAPRVGAGYRSADTGAFLLDMVRELAVGATLGFLVFVVFAAIQSAGSLIDLFGGFQLAQAFDPQSMINGAQFTRMFQLTALALLFASGGYQLIIGGLIRTFDAVPLAAGLSMADPAKQMVDGLTQMFLAALQIAGPLIVVLFLADVGLGLLTRVAPALNAFSLGFPLKIMLTVVLAAIVFVALPGVVSGLTDTAVKTMLGVGR, encoded by the coding sequence ATGTCCATCCCCATCGACCTGGCCGCGATCGAGGCGATCGCGCTGGCCTCCCTCCGCATGGTCGCCTTCCTGGTGATCGCGCCGCCGTTCTCGTACAACGGCTTCCCGGCGCAGGTGAAGGGGATGCTCGCCATCGGGCTCGCCGTCGCCGTCGCCCCGCGCGTGGGCGCCGGCTACCGGTCGGCCGACACCGGAGCGTTCTTGCTCGACATGGTGCGCGAGCTCGCCGTGGGGGCGACGCTCGGGTTCCTGGTCTTCGTGGTGTTCGCGGCGATCCAGTCGGCGGGCAGCCTGATCGACCTGTTCGGCGGCTTCCAGCTGGCGCAGGCGTTCGATCCGCAGTCGATGATCAACGGCGCGCAGTTCACACGGATGTTCCAGCTCACGGCCCTCGCGCTGCTGTTCGCGTCGGGCGGCTACCAGCTGATCATCGGCGGCCTCATCCGCACGTTCGACGCCGTCCCGCTCGCCGCGGGCCTCAGCATGGCCGACCCGGCGAAGCAGATGGTCGACGGGCTGACCCAGATGTTCCTCGCGGCACTGCAGATCGCCGGGCCGCTGATCGTGGTGCTGTTCCTCGCCGACGTGGGCCTCGGCCTCCTCACCCGGGTCGCCCCCGCGCTGAACGCCTTCTCGCTCGGCTTCCCGCTGAAGATCATGCTCACCGTCGTGCTCGCGGCCATCGTCTTCGTCGCGCTTCCGGGCGTCGTCTCCGGGCTCACCGACACCGCCGTCAAGACCATGCTGGGGGTGGGCCGATGA
- a CDS encoding motility protein A, which translates to MDPATIIGIVLAFGAVVAMVTMEGAHLSALLLPAPMVLVFGATIAVGIASGTIKDFLTAVKALPRALRGKVEPPQQVIDQVVGLAEKARANGLLAMEQEADSVDDPFLKRALQNIADGTDGDELRVLLEDEIATRSKKDRVAAKFFSAMGGYAPTIGIIGTVVSLTHVLENLAEPGELGPMIASAFVATLWGLLSANFLWLPLGARLRRLSELDVERMTLLMEGVLAVQSGSQPRLLGERLRAMVPDGDAEKGTAKAAKPARGSKDPVEEAA; encoded by the coding sequence ATGGACCCGGCAACGATCATCGGCATCGTCCTCGCGTTCGGCGCCGTCGTCGCGATGGTGACGATGGAGGGCGCGCACCTGAGCGCGCTGCTGCTGCCCGCCCCCATGGTGCTGGTCTTCGGGGCCACCATCGCGGTCGGGATCGCCAGCGGAACGATCAAGGACTTCCTGACCGCGGTCAAGGCGCTCCCCCGCGCGCTCCGCGGGAAGGTGGAGCCGCCGCAGCAGGTGATCGACCAGGTCGTCGGCCTGGCGGAGAAGGCCCGCGCCAACGGCCTGCTCGCCATGGAGCAGGAAGCGGACAGCGTCGACGACCCGTTCCTCAAGCGCGCGCTGCAGAACATCGCGGACGGCACCGACGGCGACGAGTTGCGCGTGCTGCTGGAGGACGAGATCGCGACACGGTCGAAGAAGGACCGGGTCGCCGCGAAGTTCTTCAGCGCAATGGGCGGGTATGCGCCAACGATCGGCATCATCGGAACCGTCGTCTCCCTGACCCACGTGCTCGAGAACCTGGCCGAGCCGGGCGAGCTCGGTCCGATGATCGCCAGCGCGTTCGTCGCGACCCTCTGGGGCCTGCTGTCGGCCAACTTCCTCTGGCTCCCGCTGGGCGCACGCCTGCGCCGGCTGTCCGAACTGGATGTGGAGCGCATGACCCTGCTCATGGAGGGCGTGCTCGCGGTGCAATCCGGCTCGCAGCCGCGCCTCCTCGGCGAGCGCCTGCGCGCGATGGTCCCCGACGGCGACGCCGAGAAGGGCACCGCGAAGGCCGCCAAGCCGGCACGCGGTTCGAAGGATCCCGTCGAGGAAGCGGCCTGA
- a CDS encoding formylglycine-generating enzyme family protein — translation MDFEMASVGGGSVQLHDARRKRRWTVELEPFELGVFAVTEQQVAELIGEPAPHPRRPATRISWLRAVRICNAASEWEGFDPAYTFDGEDVTWHVDADGYRLPTEAEWEFACRAGSTGPHYGPLPEIAWTSADGLTAPADVGLRLPNLNGLFDTLGNVWEWCWDLLDPGRYRDYRVFRGGGFADDAWNVRAPVRRGGPPRTQHEDVGFRLARGGFDAEGAAQGWSAAADAERAGLGGALPPGWTPLP, via the coding sequence GTGGACTTCGAGATGGCGAGCGTTGGGGGCGGGAGCGTGCAGCTGCACGACGCCCGGCGCAAGCGGCGCTGGACGGTGGAACTGGAACCGTTCGAGCTGGGCGTGTTCGCCGTGACCGAGCAGCAGGTCGCCGAGCTGATCGGCGAGCCGGCCCCGCATCCCCGCCGTCCGGCGACCCGCATCAGCTGGCTGCGCGCTGTGCGGATCTGCAACGCGGCCTCGGAGTGGGAGGGGTTCGACCCCGCCTATACCTTCGACGGCGAGGACGTGACCTGGCACGTGGATGCGGACGGCTACCGCCTGCCGACCGAGGCCGAGTGGGAGTTCGCGTGCCGAGCCGGCTCGACGGGCCCGCACTACGGACCGCTGCCCGAGATCGCCTGGACGAGCGCCGACGGCCTGACCGCTCCGGCAGACGTCGGGCTGCGGCTGCCCAATCTCAACGGCCTGTTCGACACCCTCGGCAACGTGTGGGAGTGGTGCTGGGACCTCCTTGACCCGGGCCGGTACCGCGACTACCGGGTGTTCCGCGGTGGCGGGTTCGCCGACGACGCGTGGAACGTGCGGGCGCCCGTCCGGCGCGGCGGACCGCCGCGCACGCAGCACGAGGACGTCGGCTTCCGCCTGGCCCGGGGCGGGTTCGACGCCGAGGGCGCCGCGCAGGGCTGGTCGGCGGCCGCGGATGCCGAGCGCGCCGGGCTCGGCGGAGCGCTGCCGCCAGGGTGGACGCCGCTGCCGTGA
- the fliO gene encoding flagellar biosynthetic protein FliO, producing the protein METLFVALRVAVVLGVIVALLWFVQRRVTKGRTSARGRRGNAVTVVGRQGIGQKASVVVVDVDGSRFVLGVTERQVSVLHSGDRPQDADVTPLKPVREVEARTGTTDAAASTGTTGTTSSTSTTTTTRQDADFLTAQGRASLFDEALKGSILSPATWRQASSAVRPKK; encoded by the coding sequence GTGGAGACCCTGTTCGTTGCGTTGCGCGTCGCGGTGGTGCTCGGCGTCATCGTCGCGCTGCTGTGGTTCGTGCAGCGACGGGTGACGAAGGGCCGCACGTCGGCGCGCGGCCGCCGCGGCAACGCGGTGACCGTCGTCGGGCGTCAGGGCATCGGCCAGAAGGCGTCGGTCGTCGTCGTGGATGTCGACGGCAGCCGGTTCGTGCTGGGCGTCACCGAGCGCCAGGTCAGCGTCCTCCATTCCGGTGACCGCCCGCAGGATGCGGATGTCACCCCGCTCAAGCCCGTGCGCGAGGTGGAGGCCAGGACCGGCACCACGGACGCGGCGGCGAGCACAGGCACCACAGGCACCACCAGCAGCACCAGCACCACGACGACCACCAGGCAGGATGCCGACTTCCTCACGGCGCAGGGACGCGCCTCGCTCTTCGACGAGGCACTCAAAGGCTCGATCCTGTCCCCGGCAACGTGGCGTCAGGCGAGTTCGGCGGTGCGCCCCAAGAAGTGA
- a CDS encoding OmpA/MotB family protein → MSARRRKRHEEPEEHENEERWMASYMDMVTVLMCMFIVLFAMSTVDAKKFEQLKDSLATGFGQVKTQKVDTASGVVVPPKHVDESGKSTDFALAQQEAQNLQHLKDLIQAALTRDGLQDAVELKIDERGLTIGLVGNSTFFDSNRAELSPRAVSVLNDIGPVLAPEAYEVSVEGHADLRQPGAPYPTNWELSAGRATSVLRHLVEVNGFPQERIAAVSFGSARPVAGHTGTTDSDLAQNRRVDVVVLSSQPDAIRKLIPQALQSPAPTTAPAASR, encoded by the coding sequence ATGTCGGCCCGCCGTCGGAAGAGACACGAGGAGCCGGAGGAGCACGAGAACGAGGAGCGCTGGATGGCCTCCTACATGGACATGGTCACCGTGCTCATGTGCATGTTCATCGTGCTCTTCGCCATGTCGACGGTGGATGCGAAGAAATTCGAGCAGCTGAAGGACTCGCTGGCGACCGGCTTCGGGCAGGTGAAGACCCAGAAGGTCGACACCGCATCCGGGGTCGTGGTGCCGCCCAAGCACGTCGACGAGTCCGGCAAGTCGACCGACTTCGCCCTTGCCCAGCAGGAGGCGCAGAACCTGCAGCACCTGAAGGACCTCATCCAGGCCGCCCTCACGCGTGACGGCCTGCAGGATGCGGTGGAACTGAAGATCGACGAGCGCGGCCTCACGATCGGCCTGGTCGGCAACTCGACGTTCTTCGACTCGAACCGCGCGGAGCTCAGCCCGCGCGCTGTGTCCGTTCTGAACGACATTGGACCGGTGCTCGCTCCTGAAGCGTACGAGGTCTCGGTGGAGGGCCACGCCGACCTGCGGCAACCCGGAGCACCGTATCCGACCAACTGGGAGCTCTCCGCGGGCCGAGCGACCAGCGTGCTCCGGCACCTGGTCGAGGTGAACGGCTTCCCGCAGGAGCGCATCGCCGCGGTCAGTTTCGGCTCGGCGCGTCCGGTCGCCGGGCACACCGGCACGACCGACTCGGACCTGGCGCAGAACCGCCGGGTGGATGTGGTGGTGCTGTCGTCGCAGCCGGACGCCATCCGCAAGCTCATCCCCCAGGCGCTGCAGTCGCCCGCGCCCACCACGGCCCCCGCCGCCTCCCGCTGA
- a CDS encoding flagellar motor switch protein FliM, whose product MTTLQAPSPDAPEAPVYDFRRPTTLAREHSRVLELAFETFARQWGTQLTAKVRVLSQVECDFVQLQTYDEYAASLPATTAMVLCELEHIAPKAVIQFPTTAALSWVNAMLGGQGTPVDHERTFTQIEHALVRRLMDDALEDLRYSLGSILLAPITVDAIQYNSQFAQAAATSELMIVAGFELRVGENVARATVALPAVALLPQLGETNPTHSTENARELVDAQLARVPVDVALRLAPAAVRPSVVLGLAVGDLLPLPHPQHRPFDLTVGGQTVASAALGSSGSRLACVIVNTED is encoded by the coding sequence GTGACGACTCTGCAGGCCCCGTCGCCGGACGCCCCCGAGGCGCCGGTCTACGACTTCCGGCGGCCGACGACGCTCGCGCGCGAGCATTCGCGCGTTCTGGAGCTGGCGTTCGAGACGTTCGCCCGGCAGTGGGGCACGCAGCTGACCGCGAAGGTGCGCGTGCTCAGCCAGGTGGAGTGCGACTTCGTCCAGTTGCAGACGTACGACGAGTACGCGGCGTCGCTTCCGGCGACCACGGCCATGGTGCTGTGCGAGCTGGAGCACATCGCCCCGAAGGCGGTCATCCAGTTCCCGACCACGGCCGCCCTCTCGTGGGTGAACGCGATGCTCGGCGGTCAGGGCACCCCGGTCGATCACGAGCGCACCTTCACCCAGATCGAGCACGCGCTGGTGCGCCGGCTGATGGATGACGCACTGGAGGATCTGCGCTATTCGCTCGGCTCCATCCTGCTCGCTCCGATCACGGTGGACGCCATCCAGTACAACTCGCAGTTCGCGCAGGCCGCCGCGACTTCCGAGCTGATGATCGTGGCGGGCTTCGAGCTGCGTGTCGGCGAGAACGTCGCCCGTGCGACCGTCGCCCTGCCCGCCGTCGCCCTGCTCCCGCAACTGGGCGAGACGAACCCGACCCACAGCACCGAGAACGCGCGCGAGCTGGTCGACGCCCAGCTGGCGCGCGTCCCCGTGGATGTGGCCCTGCGGCTGGCGCCGGCGGCCGTGCGTCCCAGCGTTGTGCTGGGGCTGGCGGTCGGTGACCTGCTCCCGCTCCCGCATCCACAGCACCGACCTTTCGATCTCACGGTCGGCGGGCAGACCGTCGCTTCGGCCGCTCTCGGCTCCAGCGGCTCGCGTCTCGCCTGCGTGATCGTCAACACAGAGGACTGA